One Deinococcus roseus DNA window includes the following coding sequences:
- the purQ gene encoding phosphoribosylformylglycinamidine synthase subunit PurQ, producing MKTAVIQFPGSNCDMDGVHAAGAVIGQQAVPVWHTETSLEGFDAILVPGGFSYGDHLRSGAIAAHSPVMKEVKRLAEKGVPVIGICNGFQILTEAGLLPGALGRNNSLHFLCHDVHLRVETTHSPFTNQYQKGQIIKIPIAHNEGSYYADSETLNRLEGEGLVAFRYVTPDGHEVLEGNPNGALNNIAGILNEKRNVLGMMPHPERYVEKLLGNTDGLGVFESLLEYVAGGVK from the coding sequence ATGAAAACTGCAGTGATTCAATTCCCCGGTTCCAACTGCGACATGGACGGCGTTCATGCTGCAGGGGCCGTGATTGGACAGCAGGCCGTTCCTGTCTGGCACACCGAAACCAGTCTGGAAGGCTTTGACGCCATTCTGGTGCCTGGTGGCTTCTCCTACGGAGACCACCTGCGCAGTGGGGCCATTGCGGCCCACAGTCCAGTGATGAAGGAAGTCAAGCGTCTGGCCGAAAAAGGGGTGCCCGTGATTGGCATCTGCAACGGCTTCCAGATCCTGACCGAAGCAGGCCTCCTGCCCGGTGCCCTGGGCCGCAACAACAGCCTGCACTTCCTGTGCCACGACGTGCACCTGCGCGTTGAGACCACCCACTCCCCCTTCACGAACCAGTACCAGAAGGGCCAGATCATCAAGATCCCCATTGCCCACAACGAGGGCAGCTACTACGCCGATTCCGAGACATTGAACCGTCTGGAAGGCGAGGGTCTGGTGGCTTTCCGTTACGTGACCCCTGACGGACATGAAGTGCTGGAAGGCAACCCCAACGGAGCCCTCAACAACATTGCAGGCATCCTGAACGAGAAGCGCAATGTGCTGGGCATGATGCCCCACCCCGAGCGCTACGTGGAGAAGCTGCTCGGCAACACCGACGGTCTGGGCGTGTTTGAAAGCCTGCTGGAGTACGTTGCAGGAGGTGTGAAATGA
- the purL gene encoding phosphoribosylformylglycinamidine synthase subunit PurL produces MTAVKDLRDQASTFGLTVEEFDNLESRTKRPVNALEAAIVGAMWSEHCGYKNSRPLFKVFPTTGPQVLQGPGENAGVVDIGEGYAVAFKMESHNHPSAVEPVQGAATGVGGILRDIFAMGARPFAVLDSLRFGNLDSKRTQFLVHGVVEGISHYGNAIGVPTVGGEVTFHPSYQENPLVNVMALGLMKHEDLAKGTMGAVGNKIIYVGSKTGRDGLGGAVFASADLSDASSEDRPAVQVGDPFMEKLLLEATIEAIHAGLVAGVQDMGAAGLVSSTCEMAYRAKLGVNIYLDKVPTREEGMVPMELVLSESQERMVLVPVPGKEQELFDLLSKWELDVVEIGEVAEHDTYRLYWHGEVVCDLPVDLLNEAPTYTREGIESEEIKAKREKDLSGVAVPENLEDVLLTLLSHPSIASKRAIFERYDHQVMTNTVVVPGAADAAVLRIKGTSKGVAASSDCNPRFVYLDPYVGAASAVAEAARNVACVGATPLAITDNLNFGNPHRPEVYFQLVEATKGIADACRALNTPVTGGNVSLYNQYNEEGRTVAIHPTPTIGLVGVLPDVTKNATMKFDSHAQSVYLLGNLTDEIGASQYLETIHGLEAGQVPVLDLDLEKRVQQGIIELIRSDLTDTAHDTSEGGLAIALAEMVIAGQVGATIQIDSTLRADAILFGEAQSRIITAVPVGKEEAAEKLLKDLNVPFTRIGFVGGDKLAISLSRHGQHLSLDIPTLTRAFEEPIRAVLG; encoded by the coding sequence ATGACCGCCGTGAAAGACCTGCGCGATCAGGCCAGCACTTTTGGTCTGACCGTCGAAGAATTCGACAACCTGGAATCCCGCACGAAGCGCCCCGTGAACGCCCTGGAAGCCGCCATCGTGGGAGCCATGTGGTCCGAGCACTGCGGCTACAAAAACAGCCGTCCGCTGTTCAAAGTCTTCCCCACCACCGGACCCCAGGTGCTGCAAGGCCCCGGCGAGAACGCTGGTGTTGTAGACATCGGTGAGGGTTACGCTGTGGCCTTCAAGATGGAATCCCACAACCACCCCTCTGCTGTGGAACCCGTTCAGGGCGCTGCAACCGGTGTGGGCGGCATTCTGCGCGACATCTTCGCCATGGGTGCCCGTCCTTTCGCTGTACTGGACTCCCTGCGTTTCGGCAATCTGGACAGCAAGCGCACCCAGTTTCTGGTGCACGGGGTTGTTGAGGGCATCTCCCACTACGGCAACGCCATCGGTGTACCCACCGTGGGCGGCGAAGTGACCTTCCACCCCTCCTATCAGGAAAACCCCCTGGTCAACGTGATGGCCCTCGGCCTGATGAAGCACGAGGACCTCGCCAAGGGCACCATGGGCGCCGTGGGCAACAAGATCATCTACGTCGGGTCCAAGACTGGACGGGACGGTCTGGGTGGAGCCGTTTTCGCCTCTGCTGACCTCTCCGACGCTTCCAGTGAAGACCGTCCTGCCGTGCAGGTGGGCGATCCCTTCATGGAGAAACTGCTGCTGGAAGCCACCATTGAGGCCATTCATGCGGGTCTGGTGGCAGGGGTGCAGGACATGGGTGCTGCGGGTCTGGTCTCCTCCACCTGCGAGATGGCCTACCGCGCCAAACTCGGTGTGAACATCTACCTGGACAAGGTCCCCACCCGTGAAGAGGGCATGGTCCCCATGGAACTGGTGCTCTCCGAGTCCCAGGAGCGCATGGTGCTCGTTCCCGTTCCCGGCAAGGAACAGGAACTCTTTGACCTGCTCTCCAAGTGGGAACTGGACGTGGTGGAAATCGGGGAAGTGGCCGAACACGACACCTACCGCCTGTACTGGCACGGTGAAGTGGTGTGCGACCTGCCCGTGGACCTGCTCAACGAGGCCCCCACCTACACCCGTGAAGGCATCGAATCCGAAGAGATCAAAGCCAAGCGCGAAAAAGACCTCTCTGGCGTTGCTGTTCCCGAAAACCTCGAAGACGTGCTGCTGACCTTGCTGTCTCACCCCAGCATTGCCTCCAAGCGGGCCATCTTCGAGCGTTACGACCATCAGGTCATGACCAACACCGTGGTGGTCCCTGGTGCTGCCGATGCTGCCGTGCTGCGCATCAAAGGCACCTCCAAGGGTGTGGCCGCCTCCAGCGACTGCAACCCCCGCTTTGTGTACCTCGATCCTTACGTTGGAGCTGCAAGTGCCGTGGCAGAAGCTGCCCGCAACGTGGCCTGCGTGGGGGCAACCCCTCTGGCGATCACCGACAACCTGAACTTCGGAAACCCCCACCGCCCTGAAGTGTACTTCCAGCTTGTCGAGGCCACCAAGGGCATTGCAGACGCCTGCCGCGCCCTGAACACCCCCGTGACCGGCGGCAACGTCAGCCTGTACAACCAGTACAACGAGGAAGGTCGCACTGTGGCCATCCATCCCACCCCCACCATCGGGCTGGTCGGAGTGCTGCCAGACGTGACCAAAAACGCCACCATGAAGTTCGACAGCCACGCCCAGAGCGTCTACCTGCTCGGCAACCTGACCGACGAAATTGGTGCCAGCCAGTACCTGGAAACCATTCATGGACTGGAAGCCGGACAGGTGCCTGTGCTCGACCTTGATCTGGAAAAACGTGTTCAGCAGGGCATCATTGAACTGATCAGAAGTGACCTGACCGACACCGCCCACGACACCTCTGAAGGTGGACTGGCCATTGCCCTGGCAGAAATGGTCATTGCTGGACAGGTTGGGGCCACCATCCAGATCGACAGCACCCTGCGTGCAGACGCGATCCTGTTCGGAGAAGCCCAGAGCCGCATCATCACCGCTGTCCCTGTCGGCAAAGAGGAAGCTGCTGAGAAACTGCTCAAGGACCTGAATGTCCCCTTCACACGAATTGGCTTTGTGGGTGGTGATAAACTGGCGATCAGTCTGTCCAGACACGGACAGCACCTCTCGCTGGACATCCCAACGCTGACCAGAGCGTTTGAAGAACCGATCCGGGCTGTTCTGGGGTAA
- the purF gene encoding amidophosphoribosyltransferase codes for MLFDDFDKPREECGVFGIYSPRPLNVAWLSYLGMFALQHRGQEAAGMCVSNGEDFLVEKDLGLVTQVFDETRLQKMDLEGANIAIGHVRYSTTGSNLRFNAQPLTVRSNKGILGIAHNGNFVNAREIRQLMLNEGVIFQTTNDTEVMINRIAKYANLDLVDATARVMQEMRGGFAVVIMNRKMLIGLRDPNGVRPLCIGQREDGAYVFASETVALYAVNATFIRDVKPGELVWADENGLHSLEVIPSVPTPCAFEWIYFARADASVDGVSTHEARVRMGIELAKEQPVEADIVVPVPDSGIGAAIGYSRQSGIAFDYGLYKNPYAGRSFIAPTQEARELKVKMKLSPTAAVKGKRVVLIDDSIVRGTTSRQIVQLLRDAGATEVHFRVSSPPITHPCYYGIDTAARKELVASTHTVEEIRQMIGADTLAFISEEGIKSAVSGPGLCLACFNGKYPAGVPLENDVNKHALEV; via the coding sequence ATGCTATTCGATGATTTCGATAAACCCAGAGAGGAATGCGGCGTTTTCGGCATTTACTCCCCCAGACCGCTGAATGTCGCGTGGCTTTCTTACCTGGGCATGTTTGCCCTGCAACACCGCGGGCAAGAGGCCGCCGGGATGTGCGTCTCCAACGGAGAGGACTTCCTGGTTGAAAAAGACCTTGGACTGGTCACACAGGTCTTCGACGAGACCCGCCTGCAGAAAATGGACCTGGAAGGGGCCAACATTGCGATTGGCCACGTCCGGTACTCCACAACTGGCTCCAACCTGCGCTTCAACGCACAACCCCTGACCGTGCGTTCCAACAAGGGGATTCTGGGGATTGCCCACAACGGCAACTTCGTGAATGCCCGTGAAATCCGGCAACTGATGCTCAATGAAGGGGTGATCTTCCAGACCACCAACGACACCGAGGTCATGATCAACCGGATTGCCAAGTACGCCAACCTGGATCTGGTGGATGCCACCGCTCGCGTCATGCAGGAAATGCGTGGCGGGTTCGCTGTGGTGATCATGAACCGCAAGATGCTGATCGGTCTGCGCGACCCCAACGGTGTGCGTCCCCTGTGCATCGGGCAGCGTGAAGACGGTGCCTACGTGTTCGCCAGCGAAACGGTTGCCCTTTACGCCGTAAACGCCACCTTCATCCGTGACGTGAAGCCCGGAGAACTGGTCTGGGCCGATGAAAACGGTCTGCACTCCCTCGAAGTCATTCCCTCTGTTCCCACCCCCTGCGCTTTCGAGTGGATTTACTTCGCCCGTGCAGACGCCAGTGTGGATGGGGTTTCCACCCACGAGGCCCGTGTTCGGATGGGCATTGAGCTGGCCAAGGAGCAACCTGTTGAGGCCGACATTGTTGTGCCTGTGCCAGATTCTGGCATCGGTGCAGCCATCGGGTACTCCAGACAGAGTGGCATTGCTTTCGACTACGGACTGTACAAGAATCCTTACGCTGGACGCAGTTTCATTGCCCCCACCCAGGAAGCCCGTGAGCTGAAAGTCAAAATGAAGCTCTCCCCCACCGCTGCTGTCAAAGGCAAACGGGTGGTGCTGATTGATGACAGCATCGTGCGTGGCACCACCAGCCGCCAGATTGTGCAACTCTTGCGCGACGCTGGAGCCACCGAAGTGCACTTCCGGGTGTCCAGTCCACCCATCACCCATCCCTGCTACTACGGCATCGACACCGCAGCACGCAAGGAACTGGTGGCCAGCACCCACACCGTGGAAGAAATCCGCCAGATGATCGGGGCCGACACCCTGGCCTTCATCTCGGAGGAAGGCATCAAGAGCGCTGTGAGTGGCCCTGGCCTGTGCCTCGCCTGCTTCAATGGGAAATATCCAGCGGGAGTTCCGCTGGAGAATGATGTGAACAAACACGCGCTGGAAGTGTAA
- a CDS encoding PadR family transcriptional regulator: MDHLQVLLLSFLESGPCITAAMIRQVQERTGGFFDLQPEDLERALQQLEAHGQIAVGFHATTRAGTLQKQYNLTAQGLAQLQTRKPELEHLSCILPFLLR, translated from the coding sequence ATGGATCATCTGCAGGTGCTGCTGCTCAGCTTTCTGGAATCTGGTCCCTGCATCACTGCAGCCATGATCAGGCAGGTGCAGGAACGCACAGGCGGTTTCTTTGACCTGCAGCCAGAAGATCTGGAACGGGCATTGCAGCAGCTGGAGGCACACGGTCAGATTGCTGTGGGTTTCCATGCCACCACCAGGGCAGGCACCTTGCAGAAACAGTACAACCTGACTGCTCAGGGACTTGCCCAGTTGCAAACCCGAAAGCCTGAACTGGAACACCTGAGCTGCATTTTGCCTTTTCTGCTCAGGTGA
- a CDS encoding alpha/beta hydrolase, protein MKKPLMFLFALACTSVFQPAFAQEGVYLQAADGVKVYADYYTPASPKGAIILLNGAPLDPLVPPRNRCEYGSFPQKLQDQGYAVLNVDLRISSDGQNCQTHTHAPVADAYDAMQDLAAAVQWMQAKTGQQKVLLFGNGFSSMMSIFYALQHPEQVQGVVAFAPGSSSIDMTGEVAANLKNLSVPLVMITPADEKGLAEAILEGLPDQRGQVVLAPELDGYTLGFNDPRTLEVYQKASFDFLQQLNP, encoded by the coding sequence ATGAAAAAGCCCCTGATGTTTCTGTTCGCCCTTGCCTGCACGTCTGTTTTCCAGCCAGCCTTCGCGCAGGAAGGGGTCTATCTGCAGGCCGCCGATGGGGTGAAAGTCTACGCAGATTATTACACCCCTGCCAGCCCAAAAGGAGCCATCATCCTGCTGAATGGTGCTCCGCTGGATCCGCTGGTGCCTCCACGCAACCGTTGCGAATACGGCTCCTTTCCCCAGAAACTGCAGGACCAGGGTTATGCTGTGCTGAATGTGGACCTGCGCATCAGCAGCGATGGGCAAAATTGCCAGACCCACACCCATGCCCCGGTGGCAGATGCCTATGACGCCATGCAAGACCTGGCAGCTGCAGTCCAATGGATGCAGGCCAAAACCGGGCAGCAAAAGGTCCTGTTGTTTGGGAATGGGTTTTCTTCAATGATGTCCATCTTTTATGCCTTGCAGCACCCGGAGCAGGTGCAAGGTGTGGTGGCCTTTGCTCCGGGCTCAAGCAGCATCGACATGACAGGAGAAGTGGCTGCAAACCTGAAAAACCTGTCTGTTCCGCTGGTCATGATCACCCCTGCAGATGAAAAAGGCCTTGCAGAAGCCATTCTGGAAGGTTTGCCTGACCAGAGAGGTCAGGTGGTGCTGGCCCCTGAACTGGATGGGTACACCCTGGGTTTCAACGACCCCAGAACCCTGGAGGTCTACCAGAAAGCTTCTTTTGACTTCCTGCAACAACTCAACCCCTGA
- a CDS encoding transglutaminase-like domain-containing protein, which translates to MQQTDFKPTADLLDFYRAQSPFSQSELLEVQPDWALSRLAEIAQQHLLHYGWLGAYHTEGTAEKLQQINTRRIDSLLKARQQAGFQLTDQAVPQQRHLGCCRDFSLFFTALLRAQEIPARSRVGFAGYFRAGHWHDHVISEHWNGERWVRVDPQLDQLQQDAVQLGFDPLDMPFDPTVFVTAAEAWQLYRAGKIDPWHYAIFPGSPIGGPGFIRGNLLHELWSLNIIELLLWEGPPEFWRDVEDLSDLELQEMDLLAAYLASGTETLEGLQHWLHKYPAEYIICRAPNGFEEEWDLEPDPLLTGA; encoded by the coding sequence ATGCAACAGACAGACTTCAAACCGACTGCAGATCTGCTGGATTTTTACCGTGCCCAGAGCCCGTTCTCCCAGTCGGAACTGCTGGAAGTGCAACCCGACTGGGCCCTCTCCCGGCTGGCAGAAATCGCACAGCAACACCTGCTGCATTATGGCTGGCTGGGGGCCTACCACACCGAGGGCACTGCAGAAAAACTGCAGCAGATCAACACCCGACGCATCGACAGCCTCTTGAAGGCCAGACAGCAGGCAGGATTCCAGCTGACCGATCAGGCAGTGCCTCAACAGCGGCATCTTGGGTGTTGCAGGGATTTCTCCCTGTTTTTCACGGCCCTGTTGCGTGCCCAGGAAATTCCTGCCCGCAGCAGGGTGGGCTTTGCAGGATATTTCAGGGCTGGACACTGGCATGACCATGTGATCAGCGAGCACTGGAACGGTGAGCGCTGGGTGCGGGTGGATCCCCAACTGGACCAGTTGCAGCAAGATGCCGTGCAACTGGGCTTTGATCCCCTCGACATGCCTTTTGATCCCACCGTGTTTGTGACGGCTGCAGAAGCCTGGCAGCTTTACAGGGCAGGCAAAATTGACCCCTGGCATTACGCCATCTTTCCAGGTTCACCCATTGGTGGGCCGGGTTTCATTCGGGGGAACCTGTTGCACGAACTGTGGTCCCTGAACATAATCGAGTTGCTGCTCTGGGAAGGTCCACCCGAATTCTGGCGCGATGTGGAAGACCTCTCAGATCTGGAATTGCAGGAGATGGACCTGCTGGCAGCGTATCTTGCTTCCGGCACTGAAACGCTGGAAGGTTTACAGCACTGGCTGCACAAATATCCTGCAGAATACATCATCTGCCGGGCACCCAATGGATTTGAGGAGGAGTGGGATCTGGAACCTGATCCCCTGTTGACAGGCGCTTGA
- a CDS encoding GNAT family N-acetyltransferase: MSHAQEISNLSNLSNLSPASEALLQACIDNYVQMFPVGLYPALLVHDGPDLAYRISGFPVAPLNSVVRSIFDEETAEERINKMFQEFQERQIPFNWLITPESRPLDLKDRLLAQGMELDGELIPMGRSLENLPELQLPEGFHIEQVCTDRQLEDWAKVGQVSFHLPPQAVEIRLAQFSRVLESDLWPVRLYVGSWEGQPACTSGVRLTPGSAGLYFVGTLPGHTRRGLGTLMTLHPLLEARKLGHRVGVLLSSRAGLKVYERLGFERLGTFQIYTKEQASVPQAAASSD, translated from the coding sequence ATGTCCCATGCTCAGGAGATTTCAAACCTTTCAAACCTTTCAAACCTTTCCCCTGCTTCGGAAGCCCTGCTGCAAGCCTGCATTGACAATTACGTCCAGATGTTTCCTGTGGGGCTTTACCCGGCCCTGCTGGTTCATGATGGGCCAGATCTGGCTTATCGGATCAGTGGATTTCCTGTGGCTCCCCTCAATTCGGTGGTGCGCTCCATTTTCGATGAAGAAACGGCTGAGGAGCGCATCAACAAGATGTTTCAGGAATTCCAGGAGCGCCAGATTCCTTTCAACTGGCTGATCACCCCCGAGAGCCGCCCACTGGACCTGAAAGACCGCCTGCTGGCCCAGGGAATGGAACTGGATGGCGAGCTGATCCCGATGGGCCGTTCACTGGAAAACCTGCCCGAACTGCAGCTTCCTGAAGGTTTTCACATCGAACAGGTGTGCACCGATCGGCAACTGGAAGACTGGGCAAAAGTGGGTCAGGTCAGTTTTCATTTGCCTCCTCAGGCTGTTGAAATCCGACTGGCACAGTTTTCACGGGTGCTGGAATCTGATTTGTGGCCGGTTCGGTTGTATGTGGGGTCCTGGGAAGGTCAGCCCGCATGCACCAGCGGGGTGCGCCTGACCCCTGGCAGTGCAGGTCTGTATTTCGTGGGCACCCTGCCTGGACACACCCGCCGTGGGCTGGGCACCCTGATGACCCTGCATCCGCTGCTGGAAGCCCGCAAACTCGGGCACCGGGTGGGGGTGTTGCTGTCCTCCAGAGCGGGTCTGAAAGTTTATGAGCGGCTGGGGTTCGAACGGCTGGGGACATTTCAGATCTACACGAAAGAGCAGGCCAGCGTTCCACAGGCAGCAGCTTCTTCAGATTGA
- a CDS encoding aldo/keto reductase has product MMPSFRTPPLTETVAVGRGATVTRLGLGASVQGGLFRPVEESDARAVFQAAWDAGIRFYDTAPWYGFGESEIRLGDFLKQKSGFTVSSKVGRLLREGIPPHPTQLMEDGERVFKTSLPYNVVYDFSYDGVMRSFEETLQRMQMDSLDLVFIHDPDSVGVTASELMDGAYRALTELRDQGLVKGIGAGMNQWEMPHELLLAGDFDVFLLAGRYTLLEQHSLPLLQTCIEKGAKIIVGGVFNSGLLANPTPDAKYNYSQAPELMLQRALAIKDLCDHYGISIKAAAMQFPLAHPAVASVLLGVRNLEQLQSNLQDYQTSIPADFWKELQHKGLVSEELEHLPG; this is encoded by the coding sequence ATGATGCCATCATTCCGTACACCACCACTGACCGAAACCGTTGCTGTGGGCCGTGGGGCCACCGTCACCCGCCTGGGCCTGGGGGCCTCGGTGCAGGGAGGTCTGTTCAGGCCCGTTGAGGAAAGCGATGCCAGAGCGGTTTTTCAGGCTGCATGGGATGCGGGCATTCGTTTTTACGACACCGCACCCTGGTATGGCTTTGGAGAATCCGAAATCCGCCTGGGTGACTTCTTGAAGCAAAAATCGGGCTTCACCGTGTCCAGCAAGGTGGGCCGCCTGCTCAGGGAAGGCATTCCACCCCACCCGACCCAGTTGATGGAAGACGGAGAGCGGGTGTTCAAAACGTCTTTGCCTTACAACGTGGTCTATGACTTCAGTTACGACGGGGTGATGCGCAGCTTTGAGGAAACCCTGCAGCGCATGCAAATGGACAGCCTGGATCTGGTGTTCATCCATGACCCGGATTCGGTGGGGGTCACCGCCTCTGAACTGATGGATGGAGCTTACCGCGCCCTGACCGAACTGCGGGACCAGGGGCTGGTGAAAGGCATTGGAGCAGGCATGAACCAGTGGGAAATGCCCCACGAGCTCCTGCTGGCCGGAGATTTTGATGTGTTCCTGCTGGCCGGGCGCTACACCCTGCTGGAACAGCACAGCCTGCCTCTGCTGCAAACCTGCATTGAAAAAGGCGCAAAAATCATTGTGGGAGGGGTATTCAACAGCGGATTGCTGGCGAATCCCACCCCGGATGCGAAATACAACTATTCCCAGGCCCCGGAACTGATGCTGCAGCGTGCCCTGGCCATCAAGGATTTGTGTGACCATTACGGCATTTCCATCAAGGCTGCTGCCATGCAATTCCCACTGGCCCACCCTGCTGTGGCCTCGGTGCTGCTGGGGGTCAGGAACCTGGAACAGCTGCAAAGCAACCTGCAGGATTACCAGACCTCCATTCCTGCAGATTTCTGGAAGGAATTGCAACACAAAGGGCTGGTTTCAGAGGAACTGGAACACCTCCCTGGCTGA
- a CDS encoding RrF2 family transcriptional regulator yields the protein MQVTRFTDLSLRLLMHLMQVPEQGRATVQEVADRFNVPYNHLNKVAHSLSKMGIIQGSKGKNGGIRLAKNPSEVRLGDLVRLTEPQADIIDCNIGPCPLRGNCKLKCVLIDAREAFYAKLNEFTLADVAAQPLMQLEG from the coding sequence ATGCAAGTGACCCGCTTTACCGACCTCAGCCTGCGTTTGCTGATGCACCTGATGCAAGTCCCTGAACAGGGAAGGGCCACGGTGCAGGAGGTGGCGGACCGGTTCAATGTGCCTTACAACCACCTCAACAAAGTGGCCCATTCCCTCTCCAAGATGGGCATCATTCAGGGAAGCAAAGGCAAAAATGGCGGCATTCGGCTGGCCAAAAACCCCTCTGAAGTCCGGCTGGGAGATCTGGTTCGCCTGACCGAACCGCAGGCAGACATCATCGACTGCAACATTGGTCCCTGTCCTTTAAGGGGCAACTGCAAACTGAAATGCGTGCTCATTGATGCCAGAGAGGCTTTTTACGCCAAACTCAACGAGTTCACGCTGGCAGATGTGGCCGCGCAGCCCCTGATGCAACTGGAAGGGTGA
- the chrA gene encoding chromate efflux transporter yields the protein MHPALDVLLTFLRLGCSSFGGPVAHLGYFRQEFVERKKWLSDSDYADLVALCTFLPGPSSSQVGMCLGKLRAGTLGAVLAWVGFTTPSALIMLALALGANQFLSGGLVRALSLLTLGVILSAVLGMARTLAPDNTRRLIALISGLLMLLLPTAWTSLLVIALGGLYGIWQFRPAEQEKPPLSNNLNLHRTGIYLGLATTLLVGLPLLAFSPILHLFGLMYRTGSLVFGGGHVVLPLLQPISVWLTPEQFLGAYGAAQAIPGPVFAISTFLGATFPEVHPVLGGLVATSGIFLPALLLVLAIMPVWNSIKALPLLQAALRGVNAAVVGLLGAALLDAALTIRPHTVLEFLWVILSFVLLHLLKIPAHLVVLGGAVVGYFVL from the coding sequence ATGCATCCAGCGCTGGACGTTTTGCTGACTTTTTTGAGATTGGGCTGCAGCAGTTTTGGGGGACCGGTGGCCCATCTGGGTTACTTCAGGCAGGAATTTGTGGAGCGCAAAAAATGGCTGTCAGATTCAGATTATGCGGATCTGGTGGCCCTGTGCACCTTTTTGCCCGGTCCCTCCAGCAGCCAGGTGGGCATGTGCCTGGGCAAATTGCGGGCGGGCACACTTGGGGCTGTGCTGGCCTGGGTGGGCTTCACCACACCATCTGCGCTGATCATGCTGGCCCTGGCCCTGGGGGCCAACCAGTTTCTCAGTGGTGGTCTGGTGCGTGCCCTCAGTTTGCTGACGCTGGGGGTGATCCTCAGTGCTGTGCTGGGCATGGCCCGCACCCTGGCCCCGGACAACACCCGCCGCCTGATTGCCCTGATCAGCGGCCTGTTGATGCTTTTGCTTCCCACAGCCTGGACCAGCTTGCTGGTGATTGCACTGGGAGGGCTTTATGGCATCTGGCAGTTCAGACCAGCAGAGCAGGAGAAGCCACCTCTCAGCAACAACCTGAACTTGCACAGGACCGGAATTTACCTGGGACTTGCCACGACCTTGCTGGTGGGATTGCCCTTGCTGGCTTTTTCTCCCATTTTGCATCTGTTTGGCCTGATGTACCGCACAGGCAGCCTGGTGTTCGGAGGAGGACACGTGGTGTTGCCCCTCCTGCAGCCCATCTCTGTGTGGCTGACTCCGGAGCAATTTCTGGGCGCTTATGGAGCTGCACAGGCCATTCCGGGACCGGTGTTTGCCATCAGCACCTTTCTGGGGGCCACTTTTCCTGAAGTCCATCCTGTGCTGGGAGGTCTGGTGGCCACTTCTGGCATCTTTCTGCCTGCACTGCTGTTGGTGCTGGCCATCATGCCTGTCTGGAACAGCATCAAAGCCCTGCCCCTCTTGCAAGCTGCTTTGCGGGGTGTGAATGCTGCAGTGGTGGGATTGCTGGGTGCAGCACTGCTGGACGCTGCCCTCACCATCCGACCCCACACCGTGCTGGAATTTTTGTGGGTGATTCTCAGTTTTGTGCTCTTGCACCTGCTGAAAATCCCGGCCCATCTGGTGGTGCTGGGAGGGGCTGTTGTGGGCTACTTTGTTCTGTAG